The following coding sequences lie in one Sporomusaceae bacterium FL31 genomic window:
- the citG gene encoding putative 2-(5''-triphosphoribosyl)-3'-dephosphocoenzyme-A synthase has product MIKTVTLADILAAKEARKQRQDEVRAVTGCPIVSISLNMPGAVKDLPILNQLRDYAVGRLNEKLPVVYQVVLNLFTGPEAILAVQGDAEKIKAIGVAIEEEAAFGRLLDLDVFRENGELISRHSQGNSRKCLVCSKSALACMRERSHSTEELAAAVSKLINQFQAQLTRQISKTAEWLGALAVEAMLYEVSSTPAPGLVDRVNSGAHQDMDFYSFMASSAALSTTLARCAQAGFIHCRSLKELLPVLRWIGLEGEAAMFHATGGVNTQKGLLFSLGITAAAAGYIKRNSSFLSAEIVFATVAEITAGLVKHDLESANKPTTAGARLYCEHGITGIRGELENGLMIIRKRALPVLRAALADGLTINDALIETLLVIIVGIDDTTVMSRHNPSKLREWVHPRVQSVIDLGGMRTERGRQAVIVLDEEFIKHNISPGGAADLLAVAWFIHRITAESAD; this is encoded by the coding sequence ATGATTAAAACTGTGACTTTAGCGGATATTCTGGCAGCCAAAGAAGCTCGCAAACAGCGGCAAGATGAGGTGCGTGCTGTGACTGGCTGTCCCATTGTTAGTATTTCGCTTAATATGCCTGGAGCAGTCAAGGATTTACCCATATTGAACCAATTGCGTGATTATGCGGTAGGCAGGCTTAATGAGAAACTCCCTGTAGTTTATCAAGTTGTGCTTAATTTATTTACCGGACCGGAAGCCATCCTGGCGGTGCAGGGCGATGCTGAGAAGATTAAAGCAATTGGGGTAGCCATCGAAGAAGAAGCTGCTTTTGGGCGACTTTTGGATCTGGACGTTTTTAGGGAAAATGGTGAGCTTATTTCACGGCACAGTCAAGGAAACAGCCGGAAGTGTCTGGTATGCAGCAAGTCTGCACTCGCATGCATGCGCGAACGCAGTCATAGTACTGAAGAATTGGCTGCAGCGGTTTCTAAGCTAATCAATCAGTTTCAAGCGCAGTTAACCCGCCAGATTAGCAAAACTGCCGAGTGGCTTGGTGCACTAGCTGTTGAGGCGATGCTGTATGAGGTTTCATCCACCCCGGCACCAGGATTGGTTGACCGTGTAAATAGCGGAGCTCATCAGGATATGGATTTTTACTCTTTTATGGCCAGTTCCGCCGCTTTAAGTACAACCCTGGCCAGATGTGCGCAGGCTGGCTTTATCCATTGCCGCTCATTAAAGGAGTTGTTACCTGTTTTGCGCTGGATTGGATTAGAAGGTGAAGCGGCTATGTTTCACGCTACCGGCGGTGTTAATACGCAAAAGGGCCTGCTGTTTTCTTTGGGAATCACGGCTGCGGCGGCAGGATATATCAAGAGGAACAGCTCTTTCTTATCGGCTGAAATTGTTTTTGCAACTGTAGCTGAAATCACTGCCGGGCTGGTCAAACATGACCTTGAGTCTGCAAATAAGCCAACCACTGCTGGGGCAAGATTATACTGCGAACATGGTATAACCGGGATACGCGGCGAATTGGAAAATGGTCTTATGATCATCCGAAAGCGGGCGCTGCCGGTATTAAGGGCAGCACTGGCTGACGGATTAACCATCAATGATGCTTTGATCGAGACACTGCTTGTGATTATTGTAGGGATTGACGATACGACGGTGATGAGCCGTCATAATCCAAGCAAACTGCGAGAATGGGTGCATCCACGGGTTCAATCTGTTATAGACCTTGGCGGAATGCGTACTGAACGCGGGCGGCAAGCTGTGATTGTATTGGATGAAGAATTTATTAAGCATAATATCAGCCCAGGCGGTGCTGCCGATTTACTGGCCGTTGCCTGGTTTATCCATCGCATTACTGCAGAGTCAGCAGACTGA
- a CDS encoding acyl-CoA thioesterase, whose protein sequence is MNIQTYVIHHLVKSADLNHHGTLYAGRGAEWVVEAGFVAASSLTSTESTVCLNIHGMIFTRPVKRGSLLRYESKVVYAGRTSLVSYVKVNVGHTNDFVVDGFLTFIHVDETGKPSPHGITVEAITPEDAELQQKARAFFNK, encoded by the coding sequence ATGAATATTCAAACCTATGTGATTCATCATTTGGTCAAAAGCGCTGACCTAAACCACCATGGTACCTTATATGCAGGACGTGGCGCTGAATGGGTTGTGGAAGCCGGCTTTGTTGCCGCTTCAAGTCTAACTTCTACGGAAAGTACGGTATGCCTAAATATTCATGGCATGATATTCACTCGTCCAGTAAAGAGAGGCAGCCTGCTCCGCTATGAAAGCAAAGTGGTCTATGCAGGCCGAACCAGTTTAGTCTCCTATGTAAAAGTAAATGTAGGCCATACCAATGATTTCGTTGTTGATGGATTCCTTACTTTTATCCACGTCGATGAAACAGGCAAACCGTCTCCCCATGGAATTACAGTTGAAGCAATAACACCTGAAGATGCCGAGCTTCAACAAAAAGCGCGGGCATTTTTTAATAAATAA
- a CDS encoding HDIG domain-containing protein encodes MQFNIHPINLLRSLSMALELSSGGLSRHHWRTAMISSRIAQYIGLDDSQQQPLVYAALLHDIGAASNWEEKKRLHNFKVHNMDIHAHAEAGYDLLKDSPQLGMLAVPIRHHHDYWDGSSPSGLAGKDIPLASRIINLADRVEVLLRDNVFIFEQRPDILSAIRNLSGTYFDPDLVKALHEFARQESFWLDLVNPHYYHNFFRNIDIYGLMRFSIKDVINIAEIFATIIDRTSSFTATHSRSVSLMAAYLAEARGYSSEEVKAMRIAGLLHDLGKLSIPNALLEKSGKLTEWEFAIIKQHTYYTYRILEQIDGFDLIAEWAAYHHETLDGSGYPFRISESSLRLGSRIVAVADVFVALTENRPYRASMSPDKVEKVIRGMVANRKLDGTIVADLFGNCNEAYELMQASMADKRLLYEKKQSS; translated from the coding sequence GTGCAATTTAATATCCACCCGATCAACCTATTACGCTCCCTGTCCATGGCGTTGGAGCTTTCCAGTGGAGGGCTGTCGCGCCATCACTGGCGTACAGCCATGATTAGCAGTCGTATTGCCCAATATATCGGGCTGGATGATTCCCAGCAGCAGCCGCTGGTTTATGCAGCGCTGCTCCATGATATTGGTGCTGCGTCTAACTGGGAGGAGAAAAAACGATTACATAATTTTAAAGTGCATAATATGGATATTCACGCTCATGCCGAGGCCGGCTATGACTTACTGAAAGACTCGCCACAGCTAGGCATGCTGGCTGTGCCTATTCGCCATCATCATGACTACTGGGATGGCAGCAGTCCGTCTGGCTTAGCTGGTAAGGATATTCCTTTAGCCAGCAGAATTATCAATCTGGCTGACCGGGTGGAAGTGCTGCTGCGTGATAATGTGTTTATATTTGAGCAGCGACCGGATATTTTATCGGCCATTCGTAATCTGAGCGGAACTTACTTTGATCCTGATCTTGTGAAAGCACTCCACGAATTTGCCAGACAAGAAAGTTTCTGGCTTGATTTGGTTAATCCTCATTATTATCACAATTTTTTCCGTAATATTGATATCTACGGGTTGATGCGCTTTTCTATTAAGGATGTAATCAATATTGCTGAAATCTTTGCAACAATTATTGACCGTACCAGTTCGTTTACCGCTACCCATTCGCGCAGTGTATCGCTTATGGCGGCCTATTTGGCTGAAGCTCGCGGGTATAGTTCTGAAGAGGTTAAAGCCATGCGGATTGCCGGATTACTGCATGATTTAGGTAAGCTATCCATACCGAACGCGCTGTTAGAGAAGTCAGGCAAGTTAACCGAATGGGAATTTGCCATTATTAAACAACATACCTATTATACCTATCGTATTTTGGAACAAATCGACGGGTTTGATCTTATTGCTGAATGGGCAGCGTATCATCATGAAACTTTGGATGGATCTGGCTATCCATTCCGGATCAGTGAGAGCTCATTGCGGCTTGGTTCCCGTATTGTAGCAGTAGCGGATGTTTTCGTGGCACTTACTGAGAATCGGCCATACCGGGCATCCATGTCACCAGATAAAGTCGAAAAGGTAATTCGGGGAATGGTGGCAAATCGCAAGCTGGATGGCACTATTGTTGCTGACTTATTTGGCAATTGTAATGAAGCCTATGAGTTAATGCAGGCATCGATGGCGGACAAACGACTGCTGTACGAGAAAAAGCAATCCAGTTAA
- the acoL gene encoding dihydrolipoyl dehydrogenase translates to MVKKRLVIVGGGPGGYVAAVRAAQLGADVSLVEKDKVGGTCLNRGCIPTKVILHSAELFQALKSGARSGILADNIRIDWPSVLQRKKSIVSGLVAGVAGLLKANGVKVFQGTASLLNDKTLEIVSNQEKQVVAADGIVLAVGSEPAAVSISGAGLPGVIDSTQALELSNIPRSLLIVGGGVIGLEFAAMYGALGTAVTVVEMQDQVLPGVDQEMAAMLQQELTREGVVFHTRAKIRQIAASTLGLTAEVEAGGKVLSMTAEYILVAVGRKPSIARLGIEAAGIAVNHSGIVVNEQFQTNTAGIYAIGDCNGKTLLAHAASAQGVAAVEHFMGHKPGYFSHIIPACIYTTPEFATVGLTEEQAKQSGRAVKVGKFPLSGNGKALIENSGKGLIKIIAGVQYGEILGVQILGPRATDIIAEAALAIRLEATVEELITTIHAHPTISEAVAEAALAVYDQAVHWPPKDH, encoded by the coding sequence ATGGTGAAGAAGCGGCTTGTTATTGTCGGCGGCGGACCGGGCGGCTATGTTGCCGCTGTCCGCGCGGCTCAACTGGGAGCTGATGTGAGCTTAGTGGAAAAAGACAAGGTAGGTGGTACTTGCCTCAATCGAGGCTGTATTCCTACTAAGGTCATTTTGCATAGTGCCGAATTATTTCAGGCATTAAAAAGTGGTGCCAGGAGCGGTATATTGGCTGATAATATCAGAATCGACTGGCCGTCCGTGCTGCAGCGAAAAAAAAGCATTGTCAGTGGCTTGGTTGCCGGGGTAGCCGGTTTGCTGAAAGCGAACGGTGTCAAGGTATTTCAAGGAACGGCCAGCTTGCTGAATGATAAAACACTTGAGATCGTGAGCAATCAGGAGAAACAAGTGGTAGCTGCCGATGGAATCGTATTGGCAGTGGGATCAGAGCCGGCTGCTGTTTCTATTTCCGGAGCAGGGCTGCCTGGAGTGATTGACAGCACCCAGGCGTTAGAGCTCAGCAATATTCCCCGGTCACTGCTCATCGTCGGCGGTGGAGTCATTGGTCTGGAGTTTGCTGCCATGTATGGGGCGCTGGGGACTGCCGTAACTGTAGTCGAAATGCAGGATCAGGTGCTGCCTGGCGTGGATCAAGAAATGGCCGCCATGCTGCAGCAAGAGTTAACCCGTGAAGGGGTTGTGTTTCACACCCGTGCAAAAATTAGACAGATTGCTGCCAGTACGCTTGGATTAACGGCTGAAGTGGAAGCGGGCGGAAAAGTGCTATCAATGACTGCAGAGTATATTTTGGTGGCGGTGGGGCGAAAGCCGTCAATCGCAAGGCTTGGAATCGAGGCAGCTGGGATCGCGGTTAACCACAGCGGTATTGTGGTCAATGAGCAATTTCAAACAAATACTGCCGGCATTTATGCAATTGGTGATTGTAATGGCAAAACATTGCTAGCGCATGCTGCGAGCGCACAGGGAGTTGCGGCGGTAGAGCATTTCATGGGGCACAAGCCTGGATATTTTAGTCATATTATTCCAGCGTGCATCTATACCACTCCTGAGTTCGCCACTGTCGGCCTGACTGAAGAGCAGGCTAAACAGTCAGGCAGAGCCGTAAAAGTCGGGAAATTCCCGCTAAGCGGAAATGGCAAGGCCCTGATTGAAAACAGTGGGAAAGGGTTGATCAAAATTATTGCCGGAGTGCAATATGGCGAAATTCTGGGAGTTCAGATTCTTGGACCGCGCGCGACTGACATAATTGCTGAGGCCGCTTTAGCCATCCGCCTGGAAGCAACTGTTGAAGAGCTTATTACCACTATTCATGCCCATCCAACGATTAGCGAAGCAGTTGCCGAAGCCGCCTTAGCAGTTTACGATCAGGCAGTGCATTGGCCGCCTAAGGATCATTAA
- the lipB gene encoding octanoyltransferase, with translation MPPRCLVVEAGLIDYQSGLVLQEQLRRVVEQGLWDGMLLFMEHYPVITIGTGGHDTNIVQERSLLAEAGVEIVQCKRGGDVTCHNPGQLIVYPVMNLASWQRDVHWFVAQLEEVIIRVLGRYRLCAGRKARYTGVWLNQRKVAAIGIAVKQWISTHGFALNIYNDLGFFNSIIPCGIQNFGVTSLAEHGINLTIAEILPVILAEFNAVFGCSVIKTDTLMAGDEHAGTKISASRMVDGPFSW, from the coding sequence ATGCCGCCCCGTTGTTTAGTTGTTGAGGCTGGATTGATTGATTATCAGTCCGGTTTGGTGCTGCAAGAGCAGTTGCGCAGAGTTGTCGAACAAGGGCTATGGGATGGGATGCTGCTTTTCATGGAGCATTATCCGGTGATTACGATCGGTACCGGAGGCCATGATACCAACATTGTGCAGGAGCGGTCACTTTTGGCTGAGGCGGGAGTTGAAATTGTACAATGCAAACGCGGCGGGGATGTGACCTGTCATAATCCAGGGCAGCTAATCGTGTATCCGGTGATGAACCTGGCCAGCTGGCAAAGGGATGTCCACTGGTTTGTAGCACAATTGGAGGAAGTGATCATTCGTGTCCTTGGCCGCTATCGGTTATGTGCCGGTCGAAAAGCTCGTTATACAGGCGTGTGGCTAAACCAGCGTAAAGTGGCAGCCATCGGGATTGCCGTAAAACAATGGATTAGCACTCATGGATTTGCATTGAACATTTATAATGATCTTGGATTCTTTAATTCGATCATCCCCTGTGGAATTCAGAACTTTGGTGTAACCAGTTTAGCAGAACATGGGATTAACCTTACAATAGCTGAAATACTGCCCGTTATTTTAGCAGAATTCAATGCAGTATTTGGCTGTAGTGTAATCAAGACAGACACTCTAATGGCAGGTGATGAGCATGCAGGAACAAAAATTAGTGCGTCCCGAATGGTTGACGGTCCGTTTAGCTGGTGA
- a CDS encoding bifunctional peroxiredoxin/chitinase, translating into MDSFTDIRMPLIGDRLPEITAKTTQGNINLPNDYSGRWFVLFSHPADFTPVCTTEFVAFAQCHQEFCRLNTELIGLSVDQVFSHLKWIQWINNQLDTPIKFPVIADDRGLIAKRLGMIHPNKASNTVRSVFVVDGKGIVRAIIYYPQEVGRNMQEILRLVKALQITDEHGVSTPANWPNNSLIGEAVIMPPASTEKLAKERLKKIESGEIEGFDWWFCYKRLPSDRQQGK; encoded by the coding sequence ATGGATAGTTTTACCGATATACGCATGCCTCTCATTGGGGATAGGCTTCCCGAAATAACGGCAAAGACTACACAGGGAAACATAAACTTGCCGAATGACTATTCGGGGCGCTGGTTTGTTCTGTTTAGCCACCCGGCCGATTTTACACCCGTATGTACGACTGAGTTTGTCGCATTTGCTCAATGCCACCAGGAGTTTTGCAGGTTGAATACTGAGCTGATCGGCTTATCCGTGGATCAAGTTTTTTCTCATCTAAAATGGATTCAATGGATCAATAATCAGCTGGATACTCCGATTAAGTTTCCGGTTATTGCCGATGACCGGGGGCTAATCGCCAAAAGGTTGGGGATGATTCATCCTAATAAGGCCAGTAATACGGTCAGGTCGGTTTTTGTTGTAGATGGTAAGGGCATTGTAAGAGCAATCATCTACTATCCCCAAGAAGTCGGTAGGAATATGCAAGAAATCCTTCGCTTAGTTAAAGCGTTACAAATTACGGATGAACATGGTGTTTCGACACCTGCTAACTGGCCGAATAATTCCCTGATCGGCGAGGCGGTCATTATGCCGCCTGCTAGTACTGAAAAGCTTGCCAAAGAGCGGCTTAAAAAAATCGAATCTGGGG
- a CDS encoding membrane protein, whose translation MSLQGPAARYKVQTDFICNINQQFRNSLTPGQRIADRVAKVVGSWPFIIYQSVIIIFWMSINLYLVYMNSLNPDYFKAWDPYPFILLNLVLSFQAAYTGPVVMMSQNRQAEKDRLMAEQDYQVNKKTAEEIRVVLAHLVHQDVIMREIMMRIESSRCQDCAHKSSSSTPLDV comes from the coding sequence ATGAGCTTACAAGGTCCAGCAGCCCGCTATAAAGTACAAACAGATTTTATCTGCAATATTAACCAGCAGTTTCGCAATAGCCTTACCCCTGGTCAGCGTATTGCTGATCGTGTGGCGAAAGTTGTGGGAAGCTGGCCGTTTATTATTTATCAAAGTGTTATTATTATTTTCTGGATGAGTATCAACTTGTATCTTGTTTATATGAACAGCCTCAATCCAGATTATTTTAAAGCCTGGGATCCGTACCCGTTTATTCTCCTCAATTTAGTACTAAGCTTCCAGGCCGCCTATACCGGCCCGGTTGTGATGATGAGTCAAAATCGCCAGGCTGAGAAAGATCGGCTTATGGCTGAACAAGACTATCAGGTCAATAAGAAAACAGCTGAAGAAATACGGGTGGTATTAGCTCATTTAGTTCACCAAGATGTAATCATGCGTGAAATCATGATGCGTATTGAGAGCAGCCGATGTCAGGATTGTGCTCACAAAAGCAGCTCCAGCACTCCATTAGACGTCTAA
- the yfmS_2 gene encoding putative sensory transducer protein YfmS, with product MQNEVTGMLSHLLAIAPFFNEMILEDSGICITNLEEVLYYKPAKELNLKIQAGLPLRPEMAAYAAISENVRIIRRMPATLHGIPFIAIANPVYDSTGQVAGAVVVIQSIELQEEIKRISTVLEKSMAIIAGTVDEVAAQTNEIAILSKLLARSKPESVKPVSG from the coding sequence GTGCAGAATGAAGTGACAGGGATGCTTAGCCATTTACTGGCTATTGCACCTTTCTTTAACGAAATGATATTAGAAGACAGCGGGATCTGCATTACTAATTTGGAAGAAGTCCTATATTATAAGCCTGCTAAAGAACTAAATCTCAAGATTCAAGCCGGCTTGCCGCTGCGACCGGAAATGGCCGCTTATGCGGCCATTAGTGAAAACGTGCGAATTATTAGACGGATGCCGGCGACGTTGCACGGGATTCCTTTTATTGCTATCGCCAATCCTGTTTATGATAGCACCGGACAAGTCGCTGGTGCCGTTGTGGTTATCCAGTCGATTGAGCTGCAGGAAGAAATTAAGCGAATCTCAACAGTGTTAGAAAAAAGCATGGCTATTATTGCCGGTACGGTGGATGAAGTCGCTGCTCAGACAAACGAAATTGCAATATTGAGCAAGCTGCTGGCTCGGTCTAAACCGGAAAGCGTAAAACCGGTTAGCGGGTAA
- the mcpB_3 gene encoding methyl-accepting chemotaxis protein McpB, which produces MKTKGTRLPIIVQLSAMFGVVVFLFLSLLGFVVYHFSDVGNMAGNLVSHTSARALALKDAHTDFTRALLAMRGFLFYPDGAALYEKSYRDEIQKSLDTVKRYNATSKETDTKEEGARLEKLVADYVVLGDRVIAAKKANDPNLSQITGQGRQLVADIDAQFLKLNQIQSTYLTDKSNFVVNHSKTQVSTAITVSIIILVLIVVIVYLYSRNLGKRLRNLSQELTNVGKLDLTGDDLHPTRNDEIGDMGTVVIEMRKALKTFVNQLHTTGQMLASAGEELSATVDEHLTAVQTVANSVGTIAAGASQNSDNISSISATLQQISAGAQEISATASSVNSRTYDAVHEADNGMNMLTAVVEQNEQIASAMKEITDVTSKLARGSEDIKGIVSVINDIAGQTNLLALNAAIEAARAGEAGRGFAVVAEEVRKLAEQSANATKDIAEIISTMGSEIAFAVDTVVKANAEVSKGKTSASDTQKGFESIIATLGTVKDGIEQIAIAVDETAKGTQAMVASVQNISAIAEETSDNAGTVAATVEEQSASMHEISSNSESLAKLATELNHIVKQFKV; this is translated from the coding sequence ATGAAGACAAAAGGCACTAGGTTACCTATTATTGTTCAATTATCAGCCATGTTCGGTGTTGTTGTATTTCTCTTTTTATCATTGCTCGGCTTTGTCGTATATCACTTTAGTGACGTAGGCAACATGGCGGGCAATTTGGTTAGTCACACCTCAGCGCGGGCTTTAGCGCTTAAGGATGCTCATACTGATTTTACAAGAGCACTGCTGGCGATGCGCGGGTTCTTATTTTATCCTGATGGCGCTGCTCTTTATGAAAAGAGCTATCGTGATGAAATTCAGAAAAGTCTTGATACCGTAAAGCGGTATAATGCAACATCTAAAGAGACTGATACTAAAGAAGAAGGCGCCAGACTGGAAAAACTTGTAGCAGATTACGTGGTTTTAGGTGATAGAGTTATTGCAGCCAAAAAAGCGAATGACCCTAACTTGTCACAAATTACGGGTCAGGGGAGACAGTTGGTTGCCGATATTGATGCCCAATTTTTGAAACTGAATCAGATACAAAGCACTTATTTAACTGACAAAAGCAATTTTGTAGTGAATCACAGTAAAACACAAGTAAGTACTGCGATTACAGTCAGTATTATTATTCTTGTATTGATTGTTGTGATTGTTTATTTATATAGCCGCAATCTAGGGAAGCGATTACGGAATCTCAGCCAGGAATTGACTAATGTAGGCAAACTGGACTTAACTGGGGATGATCTCCATCCTACCCGCAATGATGAAATTGGCGATATGGGTACGGTTGTTATTGAGATGCGTAAGGCGCTCAAGACGTTTGTTAACCAATTACATACAACAGGGCAAATGCTGGCTTCGGCTGGTGAAGAACTTAGTGCAACCGTTGATGAGCATTTGACGGCCGTGCAAACAGTAGCGAATAGTGTTGGGACAATCGCAGCTGGTGCTAGTCAAAACTCGGATAATATCAGCAGTATTTCCGCAACTTTGCAGCAGATCTCTGCTGGTGCGCAGGAAATTAGTGCAACCGCTAGCTCGGTTAACAGCAGAACCTATGATGCCGTTCATGAAGCGGATAATGGGATGAACATGCTGACCGCAGTGGTTGAACAAAACGAACAGATTGCATCTGCCATGAAAGAAATTACTGATGTTACATCTAAGCTGGCCCGCGGATCAGAGGATATCAAAGGAATTGTCAGTGTGATCAATGATATTGCCGGCCAAACTAACCTGCTTGCTTTAAATGCAGCCATTGAGGCAGCACGTGCAGGCGAAGCGGGGCGTGGCTTTGCGGTAGTTGCTGAAGAAGTGCGGAAATTGGCGGAGCAAAGTGCTAATGCGACGAAAGATATTGCTGAGATTATCAGTACGATGGGCAGTGAAATTGCTTTTGCTGTCGACACGGTTGTAAAAGCCAATGCTGAAGTAAGCAAAGGTAAGACCTCAGCGTCAGATACTCAAAAAGGTTTTGAATCTATCATTGCAACACTAGGTACAGTTAAAGATGGCATTGAGCAAATTGCTATTGCGGTCGACGAAACGGCCAAAGGAACACAGGCGATGGTGGCCAGTGTTCAAAACATCAGTGCCATTGCGGAAGAAACATCAGATAATGCCGGTACTGTGGCGGCCACGGTTGAGGAACAGTCGGCCAGTATGCATGAAATTAGCAGCAATTCAGAGTCTTTAGCTAAACTGGCTACAGAATTAAATCATATTGTCAAACAGTTTAAGGTATAA
- the lipA gene encoding lipoyl synthase: MQEQKLVRPEWLTVRLAGDWMGGSVSQVIQQSNLQTVCLSAACPNIGHCYQAGTATFLILGKVCSRDCWFCAVQSGVPAAVDPTEPYRVAMAAQQLCLQHVVITSVTRDDLTDGGARQFAACIQAVRAANAHLTVEVLIPDFQGNLAAVMRVLQEKPDVFNHNIETVPRIYPAVRPGADYLRSLNVLKQAGQRGDLAVKSGLMVGLGETGKEVIEVLADLRAAGVSMLTIGQYLQPSKHHIAVAEYVHPDKFAEYEQIARQLGFKQVASGPLVRSSYHAAEFLTAYHHHTGGA; the protein is encoded by the coding sequence ATGCAGGAACAAAAATTAGTGCGTCCCGAATGGTTGACGGTCCGTTTAGCTGGTGATTGGATGGGGGGAAGCGTCAGTCAGGTCATCCAACAAAGCAATCTTCAGACTGTTTGCCTGAGTGCGGCCTGCCCGAATATCGGGCACTGCTATCAGGCGGGAACAGCGACATTTTTAATATTAGGGAAGGTATGCAGCCGGGATTGTTGGTTTTGTGCTGTGCAAAGCGGAGTTCCTGCTGCGGTTGATCCGACAGAACCTTACAGAGTAGCTATGGCTGCGCAACAGTTGTGTTTGCAGCACGTGGTGATTACTTCGGTTACTCGTGATGATTTGACAGATGGCGGTGCTCGCCAGTTTGCGGCCTGCATTCAAGCCGTAAGAGCGGCAAATGCTCATCTTACGGTTGAAGTGCTGATTCCGGATTTTCAGGGGAATTTGGCTGCTGTTATGAGGGTTTTACAGGAAAAGCCGGATGTCTTTAATCACAACATTGAAACGGTGCCCAGGATTTATCCGGCAGTAAGGCCAGGTGCCGATTACCTGCGTTCACTGAATGTGCTCAAACAGGCGGGGCAGCGCGGCGATTTAGCAGTGAAAAGCGGTCTTATGGTTGGATTGGGGGAAACCGGGAAAGAAGTCATTGAAGTGTTAGCAGATTTACGGGCAGCTGGGGTAAGCATGCTGACCATTGGCCAATATTTACAGCCGTCTAAACATCATATTGCAGTTGCCGAATATGTGCATCCAGATAAGTTCGCAGAGTATGAGCAGATTGCTCGCCAATTAGGCTTTAAGCAAGTAGCTTCTGGGCCATTGGTACGTAGTTCTTATCATGCAGCCGAATTTCTTACAGCCTATCATCATCATACCGGGGGGGCATAA